The Terriglobia bacterium region CGACGCGCCGAAGTGCATCGCGCAGCCGCTCCCACTCGCGGCGGGTTCTTTCACCGGCGCGCGGGACTCGCGCGATCTCAAGAGGCTTCGACTCGAGCCGGTGCCACTGAATCAGCACCTCCAGGTCTCGCCGGAGCCTCGGGAATGCGCCCAGTTCCTCAAGCGGCTTGCTTTGGGCTGCGTCGAACGTGAAGGGCGCGTTCAGGACGTCAAGGCGAGCGTTGTACATTCTCTCGTCCACGTCCATCGCGGCGATCATCGATCTATTCGTGGTCTGTGCTCGTTCCTCCGCGATCTTGCGGAGTGTCCATGTCGCGTCCGGCTTCCATGTTTCCCATGCTGCCGGCATCGCATCAAGCTCGGCTACCACGTGCGCCGCATATTGGGCGGACTTCATCGTGACGCCATGTGAGCGAGTTCGCCTCTTGCGTGCAAGGGGCTCCGGAGGGTCGGTGCGGCTAGACATACCCGCCTCCCGTGGCGGTCCCGATTCAGAAATGGGGCCCGGCTGCCGGCTCGGGAAGGCCAGCCCCGTGGCCACGGGTGCCGGGCCCACATCAACCTCGATTGTATCTCGCTTCTCGACCTGACAAAGTTTCCAAAGCGTGGGAGCAAGCCCACCCGCTGCTGTTCACGGCTGGACAATCCCTTGACCTGCGAGCCATTTATTGTGACAATGCACCCGTCAAGGACGCCCGAGACACACAGCCCGCCCCTTCCTGTACAGGGGGAGGGGGCGGGCTTTCGTTTTGCACGGAGAACGTAGGGTGCCGACTCGACCTGCCAAGCCCTGCCGCTGGCCTGGATGCCCCGCGCTGACCCATGAGAGGTTCTGCCCCGAGCACCAGCGCGACGAGTACCACCGGCAGGACGCGAACCGGCCTGGGACGAAGGAACGCGGCTACGCGGGCGGGTGGTTTGTCCTGCGGCAGGAGATCCTGCGACGCGACCAGCACGTGTGCCGTGCCTGCGGTGGCCACGCGACGGACGTCGACCACATCGTACCGAAGCGGGCCGGCGGGACGGATGATCCGAAGAACCTGCAGGCGCTCTGCCATGCCTGCCATTCAGCCAAAACCATGCGGGAGAGCGTAAATCCGAGGACGGCGATGGGGTAAGCACAAGCGGGGGTAGCGCTAGACAACGTTGAGATTCCGCCCGCTTCCAGGAAGGAGGGGCCAGAAGCGGGCTGAAAAGGGGTCAGGACGAATGCAGATCGACCACCTGTCCACTTCCGACCTGGCCGGAATGGCCGCCCCCTACAACCCTCGAAAGATCTCCGACCACGACCTGGACGCCCTCCGTCGGTCCCTGCGGTTCTTCGGCACCGTCGAGCCGGTGGTGGTCAACCGGCGCTCCGGCCACATCGTGGGCGGCCACCAGCGGGTCAAGGCGGCCGAGGCCGAGGGGATCGACACGCTCCCGGTTGTCTACGTCGAACTCGACGACCCGTCCGAGCGGCAGCTCAACCTCGCGCTCAACCGGATCCACGGCGAGTGGGACGAGGAGAAGTTGGCTGCGGTCCTCGCCGAGCTGGAGCAGGTCGGTGCCGACCTCGACCTCACCGGCTTCACCGCCGAAGAGATCGACCAGCTAGTCCACGGCGGCGACGTCCCGGCGGACGGCCTGACCGACCCCGATCAGATCCCGGAGCCTCCTGACGAGCCTGCCACGCAGCGGGGCGACCTGATTATCCTCGGGACGCACCGGCTGCTTTGCGCGGACAGCGCCAACCCGATGAACGTGGAGTTGCTTCTTGGGGATGAGCGGATCCACCTCGTCAACACGGATCCGCCGTACAACGTGAAAGTGGAGCCCCGGTCGAACAACGCCATCGCCGCGGGGCTCGTCACGAAGGGCAACGTACCGGGAGGAAGAGGTCACCACCAGGCCCTCGACCTCGCGAGGCACCCGGAGAAGGCGCATCCGACAGGAAAGATGCGGGCCCGCGATCGGGTCCTGGAGAACGACTACCTGCCGCCCGAGGAGTTTGCCGGGAAGCTCCGGGACTGGTTCAAGAACATGGCGAACGCGCTCGAGCCCGGGAGGTCGTTCTACATCTGGGGCGGATACGCGAACCTCCTGAACTATCCGTCGGCGTTCCTCGACGCCGGGCTCTACTTCTCCCAGGGCATCATCTGGGACAAGCAATGGCCGGTGCTGACCAGAAAAGACTACATGGGCGCGCACGAGTGGTGCTTCTACGGCTGGCGTGAGGGTGCCGCGCACTACTTCAACCCGGAGATCACGAACGCCCAAGACATCTGGCGGGTCCGCAAGGTCGCTCCGCCGGCGATGATCCATCTCACGGAGAAGCCGGTCGAGTTGGCCGAACTCGCGATGACCTACTCGTCGAAGCGTGGCGAGCACGTGCTCGATCTATTCGGGGGCTCCGGCTCCACCCTCATCGCAGCCGAGCGCCTCGGGCGCCGAGCATTCCTGATCGAGATTGACCCCGCCTACTGCGACGTCATCGTCACCCGGTGGCAGGACTTCACGGGCAAGAAGGCCGAAGGCTGGCGAGGTAACGAGTGATGGGCCGCCGCGGACCGCCGCCCAAGCCGACCGCGCTCAAGGTCCTCGCCGGCAACCCGGGAAAGAAGCCGCTCAACCGGAGCGAGCCGAAGCCTCAGCAGGGGACGCCGCACTGCCCGGCGTGGCTGTCCCCCGAGGCCAGGAAGGTCTGGAGACGGCTCGTCCCGCAGCTGCGCGTGATGCGGGTCCTGACGCCGGTCGACGCGGACGCGCTCGCCGCCTACTGCCACACGTTCGTGGGCTGGCGGGCTGCCGAGGAGTTTCTGTCAAAGCACGGCATGGTCTACCCCATCCGCGACGACCAGAACCGGCTCAAGTGCATGCAGCAGTTTCCCCAGGTCGCGATCGCCCGGAACCTCCTGCTCGTCCTCCGGGCGTACCAGCAGGAGTTCGGCCTGACCCCGGCGTCGCGATCCCGCATCGCGATCCATGACGAGCCGGATCGATCGAGCGACGCGTATCGATGGCTGGCGTAAGCAAGCGGGCCAAGCGGGCAGGGGAGTACTGGTTCGACGAGGAGGCGGCCGACCTCGCCGTCACCTTCTTCCCCCGGTTCCTCGAACATGTGAAAGCCGAATGGGCTGGCCAGCCCTTCGAGCTGGACGAATGGCAGAAGGCGAGGATCGTCCGGCCGCTGTTCGGGTGGAAGCGACCCGACGGCACGCGACGGTACCGTACGGTCTACGTCGAGGTACCCCGGAAGAACGGGAAGTCCACCCTGGGCGCCGGGATCGCCCTGATCTTGCTCTACGCCGACCACGAGCCGGGTGCCGAGGTCTACTCCGCCGCGGCGGATCGCGACCAGGCCGCGATCGTTTTCGACCTCGCAAAGACCATGGTCCAGGCCTCCCCGGACCTGTCCAGGATCTCTGAGGTGTATCGCCGAAGCATCGTCGTCCCGGGGACCGGCTCGGCCTACCACGTACTCAGCGCCGAGGTGGGGACCAAGCACGGAAAGAACGCGCACGGCGTCATCTTCGACGAGCTGCACGCGCAGCCGAACCGGGAGCTGTGGGATGTCCTCACGACCTCGACGGGGGCCCGCCGGCAGCCGGTCGTCCTCGCGATCACGACGGCCGGCTACGACCGGGAGAGCATTTGCTGGGAGCTGCACGACTATGCCTGCAAGGTGCGGGACGGGGTCATCCGGGACGACTCGTTCCTGCCCGTGATCTACGGCGCGGCCCTCGAAGAGGACTGGCGCGACCGGGAGGTGTGGCAGCGGGTCAACCCGGGCCTCAACGTCTCGGTGAAGCTCGACTACCTCGAGCAGGAGGCGCGCAAGGCCGCCGAGACGCCCTCGTACCAGAACACGTTCCGGCGGCTGCACCTGAACCAGTGGACCCAGCAGAACACGCGCTGGATCGATCTGACGGTCTGGGACGCGTGCGGTGGTGCCGTGGACCCGGAGGCACTTCGCCGCCGCGAATGCTATGCCGGGCTCGACCTATCAACCACGACCGACATCGCCGCGCTGGTGCTTCTGTTCCCGCCCGTCGACGGCGACAACCAGTTCCACGCTCTCCCATTCTTCTGGGTGCCGGAGGAGACGGTCGCGAAGCGTTCCAGGCGGGACCAGGTGCCGTACGACGCCTGGGTCCGGGACGGGTTCATCGAGGCCACCGAGGGCAACGTCGCCGACTACGACGTGATCCGCAAGTGGATCAACGAGCTGGCGGCACGCCACGATCTCCGGGAGGTCGCGGTCGATCGCTGGAACGCGAGCCAGATCACGTCGCAGCTCGTAAGCGACGGGATCACGATCGTCCCGTTCGGCCAGGGCTTCCGGGACATGTCGGGGCCGACCAAGGAGCTGGAGAAGCTGTTGCTGTCGAAGCGGCTGCGGCACGCCGGGAACCCGGTTCTTCGTTGGATGGCCGACAACGTCTCGGTGAGGCAGGATCCCGCGGGAAACCTGAAGCCGGACAAGGCGAAGAGCACGGGCCGGATCGACGGGATCGTGGCGCTGATCATGGCCCTCGGGCGGGCGATCGTGCAGTGCGGCGCGGGCGAGGTGAGGATCTGGGGCCTCGAGGGTTGAACTCGCCGGCGTGCCGGGTGCGGTCTGGGGCCCGCTTGAAAAGCTCCGCGGCTGTTCGGTTGGATCGCGCCGATTAGTGGTCGGACCGTAACCATCTCAAGATGCAACCGTGGAAGAGAGCCCGGCGCAGAAATTCGCCTTCTCGCCTGCGGGCTCCAAGCGAGCCGCGCTGGCGCACACATCCGTGTTGCCGGTCGGCCCAACAGGATCAGGCCGGAGCCGCCAGCTACAGCGGGATCGGCGGGAACAGCGGCACGCAGTGCCCAGCACCCGCACACGCCGCCAGGCACGTGTTGCAGTAAACCCTCCCGTTATCGCAGAGGACGGGGGAGCAATACATCGGGCAGATCCCGCACTTCGCCATCGCGGGCGTCGACGTCGTGGCAACCAGAGCCACCGTCCCGACGAGCACAGCGAACACGGCGAGCATGATCATGCAGGCAGCGAGCATTCTCTTCATGGGGCTCCCCTCCACGTGAAAGAAGTAGACGATGAGCATACACCCATCGGAGACTTGGCAAATCCAGGCGCCTCCTGTGTTACGATCGGCTTCTCGCAGAAGGGAAGACCCGTGGTGTTCCGTCGCCTGCACCTACTTATCTTCGCATTCTTGGCGATCCGAGTTTCCTGGGCCCAAGGCGCCTCGAGATCAGCGTTCGATATCAACGTGACGAGCGTTTCCCCGGCTGTTGTTGAGAGCGCGTTGGGACAAGTCTGCCCGGGAGGCAACATCGTAAGGTCGGCGGATGGAACGCCAGCGGGCTGCGGCAGTTGCCCGACGACCACGGCATTCCGAGACGAGCACGGCGAGGGATTCAAGTGGACACTCGACCGAGCGACCGTCGGACATTTCACCTCTCCACACGCTGACGACGTAGTCCTTTCGGGAACGGGCTGCGAACCTCACTCCTTGAACTTCGGGGGAAGCTTCGTCTTCACGCTCGAGGCGGTGCGTCTGAGATTCCTGACATACGAGGAGGGGCTTCTCACGGACCGCTGTCATGATCTCCGCTTCACGGACGGTAGGAACTTCCTCGTCTGCGAAAGGGGATGGGGAGGACAAGGGTGGTCCTTCGACTCTGTCTTCTTTGTCGCCTTCTCCGCCGACGGCAAAGCGAACGTCTCGCCTGTTCTCACGACAGACGACTCGACGGAGACGTGCGGCTTGGATGCGGAAGGTGAGATTGCGGGACCGGTGCGACGGTCAGCAATCAAGTCGGCAGAGTTTCCCGATCTGAACGGCGATGGACTCGCCGATCTCTCGATTACCGCCACGCTTGGTTTGAAACGGCTTACGAAAGCGGAGCGAGAGGCATGTCTGAAGGCGTCGTACGACTCACGGGCGGAGATAATGGCGAAGGTGGCCTCGGCACGGGAGTACCGAATCGACTTTGTTTTCGACGGCGAGAAGTTCCAACCGACGCCGAAGAGCGCCAAGACGCTGGCATTGTTCCCGAAACCGCGCTAGGAACTAAGGTGCATCGGACAATGGATGTACTCCGATCTCGCACACTCTTGACGTAGGGGATCCACCATGCCGAACCGCGCCCGCAACCCGTTCACGAAGCACATCCGCATCATCCGCCAGTCCCTCGCCGCAATCGACCGGTCGCTCGGGCGGCTCGTCGCGCTCACTGACGGTGCGGGCCTGGGCGGCTCGTCGGAGGACGTGCCAAAGAAGCGCAAGCTGGGGCTGTCGCCCGAGCGCCGCGCCGCCCTCAAGCTCCAGGGCCAGTACATGGGCTACCTGCGGAGCCTCAAGCCCAGGCAGAAGGCGCAGATCAAGGCGGTGCGGGTGGAGAAGGGGATTCGCGCGGCGATCGCGATGGCGAAGAGGGTGGCGACGGGTTAGGCCCAAGAAGGAGCGGCCCTCCGACGTGAAGGCGTCCGATGAATTCGTAGCTGGTCCTTCTCAGCATTGTCTCGTTGTTCGCGGCGATTTCCCGGGTCGTCGAAAACGCTCACAGCAACACGTCCGTGTCGACGATCGCGAAACGTTGTGGTCTCGAGACGCGGAGCTTTGCGGACCACTCCACAGGATGGGAGGCACGCCCGTGCGAAGGGGACCAAGCGCGATCAGCCGGTATCGAGCACTTCTGTTGGCGGTCGGGACGATCGCGTGGGCCGGGTGCAGTTGTTCTTGGGCCATTCGAAGTGGCTCACCACGTTCGGATTTGGGTCCTATATTGCGGCGGGGAACTGGGCTAGAATCGTGAGGTGGCAGCTAGCCAGCCGGTCAGCAACGTGAAAGCCTCTCGTCATCTGCGGATGCAGTATGCGGGTGGCTTGGTCAAACACCTCGGCCTGTCCATGTACCGAGGCTCGGTCCCCGCACTTGCCGAACTTATATCCAACTCCTGGGACGCGGATGCCAGGAAGGTGGTCGTGAAGATCCCTTTCGGCGTTGGCATGAAGGACCAACGAATCGAGGTCGCTGACGATGGCCGCGGAATGACTTGGGATGAAGTGCAGAGGGCATATCTCGTCGTCGGACGCGACCGCCGGAAGGCTGAAGGGGAGAAGACGCAGGTCGGCCGAACCGTGATGGGTCGGAAGGGCTTGGGCAAGCTTGCGGGGTTCGGCATCGCTCGAGTTGTAGATGTACGGACAGTACGATCAGGACGGGTCACGCATTTCCAGATGGACTTCGAACAGATGACTAAGGGTGGTCAGGCCGAGCTCGTCCAAAGTTACGAGCCCTCGGTCATCGAGGACGGCGAGACGAGCGAGCCGAACGGGACACTCGTTCTCTTGACCGACCTGCAAATCACGCGGCCGATAGACGAGGACGATTTCCGCGAGTCCATGTCGCGGAGGTTCTCGATCCTCGGCAAGGGCTTCCGGGTCGAAATCAACGGAAAGGTCCTGGAAACCTACAGCCCGCCCCTGCAGTTTCGATTCGAAGGACCGAACGGAGGATGGGAGGACGTGCCGGGTGTAGGTGGTGTGAAATGGTGGATAGGATTCACCGAAAAGCCCATCCGTCGCGAGAACGCACGCGGCGTCAGCATCCTCGTTCGGGACAAGATGGCACAAACTCCCTTCTTCTTCGACCTCTCGGGCGGGGCCCATGGACAAGCCGGGATGCAGTACATGACGGGAGAAGTCTGCGCTGACCAGCTTGATAGCGAGCGGGACTTTGTCGGTACTGACCGCCAGGGGATCGTCTGGACGGAGCCTCTCCCCGAGGCGTTGCTAAAGTGGGGGCAGGCCAAAATACGGGAGAGGCTGAGCGAATGGGCCGAACTCCGCGTGCAAACCAACGAGAAGCGTCTGGAGGCGACGCTCACGAGTCTGGACAAGCGGGTCGGGGAACGAATCTCTCGACTCCGACCGGTCGAACAGAAGGAAGCCCGCGAGGTCATACGCAAGCTCGCCTCCATCGAGAGCATGACCGACGATCCTGATCGAGCCCGAGAGCTGCTGGACCTCGTTCTGCGCGCCTTCGAAGACAGCTCCTTTTTCGCCCTCGTCAAAGCCCTCGGACAGGCCGATCAAGCGGAGCGAGATCAGGTCCTGAAGCTCGTAACAGAACTTGATGTTTTTGAAACGGTGAAGCTCGCCGAGGTCGTGCGTGCTCGCGTGGAAGTGATCCGAAAGTTCCAGGAGATGATCGAGAAGGACGTCCCTGAGAAGCCAGACATGCAGAACTTTCTATTCCAGCATCCGTGGCTCATCGATCCGGAATGGCTCGTCGTAGATCATGAAAAGGGGCTCGAAACACTTCTCGTTGAGCATTTCGGGCTTGACAGATCGGCTGATCCAGACTCGGACAGGCGAGTGGATTTCTTCTGCGTCTCGAGCCGCGGCCGGTATTTGATCGTGGAAGTCAAGCGACCGAGTAAGGTAATCGGCCAGAACGAAATTGTCCAGATCATCAATTACTTGGGATACCTAAGACAGCAGGCGCCAGGTCAGCCAGGACAACCCAATCGTTACGAGGGAGTCCTGGTCGGGCATCACATTTCCCCTGACGCTGGAGTCAGATGGAGAGAAACCGCTGCGAAGGAAGGCATCACCGTGCGTACCTGGACAGAACTCCTCGATGTCGCCGAGCGCATTCACAGGGAATTCCTGACGGCCGTCAAGCGACGTGTGCCAGAGGATGCCCGAATTCAGAGCCTCCCGCCGCTCGGGGAAGCAGAGGCGGTTGAGTGAGAGCAATAAACGGTCGGCCGTTCACGGCAATCGATCTCTGCTCCGGGCCGGGTGGGGTCACGACGGGTTACAAGGCTGCAGGAATCCGAGTCCTGGCGGCACTGGACATCGACAACGATGCGCGGGCCACGTACACCGCAAACCATCCTGAAGTGAAGCTGCTCGCAGATGACCTGCTGAAACTAGACCCGTCGACTCTCCTCCAAGAGACCGGGCTGGAGCCTGGCGAGTTGGACATCCTGACTGCATGCGTACCGTGTCAGACCTTTTCGTCGCTGGCTCGGGAGATGTTCGCGCGGGACCCAAGGAATAAGCTTGTGCTACGGATTGCTCGCGTCGTGGCAGTGGTACAACCGCGGGCCGTCGTGATAGAGAACGTCCCGGCGCTTCGGCAAAATCGGCGCTTCAAGCTATTGGTCTGTCGTCTGCGAGAATATGGCTACGGAATCTGGCACGACATTGTTGACGCGGCGGATTTCGGGGTGCCTCAGCGCAGGCGTCGACTTGTGCTAATCGCGATCCACGGCGCGAGCGATGACAACGTACCACAGTTGGTGCCTCGCAACCCGCGGCTTCGAGGTTTCCGTCGGCGCCGTACGGTGCGTGATGCGCTCCGGCTTGCGCGACGCGGGAGATGCGAAGACAGCTTGGCTCGGCCACGAACGGACTATCCCGTGCTCGTCGCGAGGCGGATTAGGTCCATTCCCGTGAATGGAGGCAGCAGGTCCAGTCTTGACGACGACCTCGAATTGGAGTGTCATTCGAGAATCAAGCAAGGTGGGGCCGCCAGTTCGTACGGTCGGATGAAGTACGATGATGTCGCTCCCACGCTAACAACGAGATGCGTGACTCCGGCATGCGGTCGATTCCTCCACCCTCGCGCAAACCGGGCCATCACGCTGCGGGAGGCGGCCTGCCTTCAGACGTTCCCTCTGGGTTATGTGTTCAAGGGCGGGACGATGGCAGTGCAGTCACAGATCGGGAATGCAGTGCCGCCGCGGCTATCGCGAGCGATCGCCGTGATTGTGAGCGACGCATTGGCTAAGAGGGGCGATCGCATTCGTGAGCCTTCGCGTACTTCCGCTCGAGCCCCTGTAGCTGGGTCGCGAGTGCCTCGACGGTAGAGGCCCGCAAGCGACATTCCCAGAGTGTTACGACTCTCCAGCCCAACGACCGAAGCTGTCGCTGGGTTCTTCGGTCGCGCGAACGATTGTTTTCGATCTTCGCTATCCAGAATGCTCGGTTCGTTGTGGGAAGCCTACCACGCTTGCAGCGGTGGCCGTGCCAGAAGCAACCATGAACGCGCAGCACCATGCGGAAGTCGACCAGCACGATATCTGGGCAGCCCGGAAGATCTTTGACGTGCATTCTGAATCGCCAGCCGAGAGCACGGACCGCGCGCCGGACGTGGATTTCAGGCTCTGTTCCGTGGCGCCGGACTCTGGACATCCGATAGTGCGTCGCAGTCGGGACGGGCCTCAAGATGGGCGATCTCGTCGTTCCAAGATCGGAGCCCACGGCATGGTCCGGCGCGAGTCGTGCCGATTGATCGCGCCGGTGACGCACTCTTTCCTCCGAACGGTCCTGTCCGCTACGCCGAAGCCAGGACTGAACTGCTGAATGATACCGCGAACCGTGACATCAACCTTGGACCCCTCGAACCTCTCCGGGCGGTATCTTCTTGGTCTCGCTCGCGTGGCAAGCCTTGTCGGCCGGCTCTGATGTCGCTTCGTTGCGCGCCCGGAATTCCCTATGACCCGCCTTGCCGCCAACAGCGATGAAGGTCGCACAGAATCGCGCCCATTTCCGTGCGGTTCATGCCGAGACCGTACCGCCACTCGGTGGGGCCGCGGAGGGGTGTGGGTTGCCAGGAAGCAACCGGGGTACTCGCAATCTCCGCTGGGGTGCAAGGCGGTCGTTGGCATATGGGTGACGGTGCCCTCTTTTCCTGCTCGACCATGGCCTTCACGTCCTTCCCGGTCCGCCACGACTCGCCCGCTCCGCCCTCCTTCACCGCCTTGACGTGGTCGATCACGTAGCCGGGGCAGCGGGCGGTGGGCATCGGCAAGCGGACAATCCCCATCCCATTCCTTGCCAAGTCGGAAATCGCTGACGCGATTTCGCTTGACTCGCGCCTCCCCGACCCGTATCCAACATTCCTGCACGCATTCGGGGGGCTCCCATGCGCAAGGTAGTTGTGTCTCTCGCGATCACGCTGGCCGCGGTGTGGCAGGCCGTGCCTTCCGCTCTGGCCCGCGATCTGACCTTCGAGGAACGCGTCAAGGCGCAGGAGGCGATCGATCGCGCCTACTACTCCTTTCTGGATCAACGCGCACAGCCCTTTGAGAAGGCAGTGACCCGGAATGCGTTGGAAAGGAAGGTGCACACGTATCTCAAGCAGTCGGCGGTTCTCGCGCGGTTCTGGCGAACCCCCGTGACAGCCGAGGCGCTCCAGAAAGAGATGGAACGCATATCCCGGAGCTCGGGAATGCCCGACCGCCTGCGGAAGCTGTACGCCGCTTTGGGGAACGACCCCTTCCTGATTCAGGAGTGCCTCGCGAGGCCCATCCTCGTCGATCGTCTCGTGCACAATTTCTTTGCATACGACCCGGCCATTCACGCGGAGCAGCGCTGCCAATCAGAATCGCTCCATGAAGCTCTCTCGAGCGACACGCTGGACGCCTTCAGGCCGGCTCCCGGGCGGACGGAGTTGGAATTCGTGCGCAGAGAGTCCGACGCCGAGGAAAGCGCTTCGAGCAAGGAGGCAGGCGAAGGAGACGGCGCGACGGCTCGACGATTCGAGCTCCCACCCGAGGATTTCGAGCATTTGAAGGGCAGGCTGACGGGCGGCATCGGCTTGCCCGCTCCGATCGAGGAGGAGCGCACGGCGTTCGTCATCGACGTGCTGATCGAGGATGTTCCAGGTTCGCTGCGCTTGGCCCGCTACACGGTGCCGAAGAAGAGCTGGTCCGAGTGGTGGAACGAGGTGGCGCCTTCTCTCGACGAGGCTGCGATCCACGCCGTCGCGACCACCCTCCCTACCGCGGAGGTTCTGGCGGCGCTATCTCCGCGAGCCATCAGTTGCGACCCGGACGGCGTGTGGGACAACGGGTCTCTCGACTTGCTGCCGACCCAACGGATGGAACACACGGCCGTCTGGACGGGCTCTGAGATGATTGTCTGGGGGGGGAGGGGTAGAACCTACCCTCAAGAGCTTGACACGGGTGGCCGCTACGATCCCGTAACGGACACGTGGCGGCACATGTCCACCGCTGGCGCGCCGTCACCTCGTGGTGATCATACCGCCGTTTGGACTGGCACCGAGATGATCGTGTGGGGTGGCTACGGCGGTCTCAACACTGGTGGCCGCTACAATCCAGTCACCGACGAGTGGAAGCCGACCTCTACTGTAAGCGCTCCGGACCCACGCCGTGGCCACACTGCCGCGTGGACCGGTAGAGAGATGATCGTTTGGGGTGGTGGCTTGAACAGCGGTGGTCGCTACGACCCTACCACCGATAGCTGGACGCCGACCGACACGAGGAACGCGCCCTCTTCCGGCCTGGCCATTTGGACGGGCCGTGAGCTTCTCGTCTGGTCAGGCAGCTGTTCATCGGGTCTCCGATACGATCCCTCCACCAACGAATGGACTCCGTTCTCGGCGACCGGCGCGCCGTCCTCTTGCTCGTGCAGCACCTACAGTCTGGCCGTCTGGACCGGCAAGGAGGAGATTGTCTCATGCAGTGGATCGTGGCCGCCGGAGTTCGGAAAATACAACCCCACTGAGAATACCTGGAGTCCCATGGAGAGCCCAGAGGTCGGCGCCAGGGCTCTGGCGTGGACTGCGGACAGAGTCGTTGCGGTCAGCACGCAGGGTATTGCCGCCTATGACCCGGCCGACGGCACTTGGGGGCCGACGTCACCGTATTGTCTGGATAACGGCCTGTGGGACCCGAGCACCGTTTCGACCGATACCCTAGCAATCGTCTGGGGGGGAGGCGAGAGCGGAGGCCATCTCTATAACAGCGGCTTGCGGTACGATCCACGCACTGGGAGTTGCACCAGAACGTCCACGCTGAACGCTCCGCACTCAATGGCTTGGCCGGACGACAATAGGGCGGTCTGGGCCGGGTCGGCGATGGTCACCTGGGGCGGATGGGGCACCCCGACCCGCGTGGATCGCTACGATGTCACGACGGACTCGTGGTCCTCCGTGTCTGCCCCGCTGGCTGGCAGCGTCGTGTCTGCCGACGGACAGGTCATCTGGTGGGATGGCACGACGGGCGGACGCTATGACCCGGTAAGCGACTCGTGGCAGCCTGTCTCGACGGCCAATGCCCCCCAAAACCCCCAGGTCCTCGTGTCGACAGGGACGAGTGTAGTGGCTCTGAGCTCGTGGTCCGGTGGCGTTTATGACCTCGCTACGGATTTCTGGACCCCGATACCAGTCTCCGGACCCCCTCCGTGCACGGGATTCGCACTCTGGGCGGGCGATCGCGTCATGCT contains the following coding sequences:
- a CDS encoding terminase large subunit, with the translated sequence MAGVSKRAKRAGEYWFDEEAADLAVTFFPRFLEHVKAEWAGQPFELDEWQKARIVRPLFGWKRPDGTRRYRTVYVEVPRKNGKSTLGAGIALILLYADHEPGAEVYSAAADRDQAAIVFDLAKTMVQASPDLSRISEVYRRSIVVPGTGSAYHVLSAEVGTKHGKNAHGVIFDELHAQPNRELWDVLTTSTGARRQPVVLAITTAGYDRESICWELHDYACKVRDGVIRDDSFLPVIYGAALEEDWRDREVWQRVNPGLNVSVKLDYLEQEARKAAETPSYQNTFRRLHLNQWTQQNTRWIDLTVWDACGGAVDPEALRRRECYAGLDLSTTTDIAALVLLFPPVDGDNQFHALPFFWVPEETVAKRSRRDQVPYDAWVRDGFIEATEGNVADYDVIRKWINELAARHDLREVAVDRWNASQITSQLVSDGITIVPFGQGFRDMSGPTKELEKLLLSKRLRHAGNPVLRWMADNVSVRQDPAGNLKPDKAKSTGRIDGIVALIMALGRAIVQCGAGEVRIWGLEG
- a CDS encoding HNH endonuclease, with the protein product MPTRPAKPCRWPGCPALTHERFCPEHQRDEYHRQDANRPGTKERGYAGGWFVLRQEILRRDQHVCRACGGHATDVDHIVPKRAGGTDDPKNLQALCHACHSAKTMRESVNPRTAMG
- a CDS encoding DNA modification methylase yields the protein MAAPYNPRKISDHDLDALRRSLRFFGTVEPVVVNRRSGHIVGGHQRVKAAEAEGIDTLPVVYVELDDPSERQLNLALNRIHGEWDEEKLAAVLAELEQVGADLDLTGFTAEEIDQLVHGGDVPADGLTDPDQIPEPPDEPATQRGDLIILGTHRLLCADSANPMNVELLLGDERIHLVNTDPPYNVKVEPRSNNAIAAGLVTKGNVPGGRGHHQALDLARHPEKAHPTGKMRARDRVLENDYLPPEEFAGKLRDWFKNMANALEPGRSFYIWGGYANLLNYPSAFLDAGLYFSQGIIWDKQWPVLTRKDYMGAHEWCFYGWREGAAHYFNPEITNAQDIWRVRKVAPPAMIHLTEKPVELAELAMTYSSKRGEHVLDLFGGSGSTLIAAERLGRRAFLIEIDPAYCDVIVTRWQDFTGKKAEGWRGNE
- a CDS encoding DNA cytosine methyltransferase codes for the protein MRAINGRPFTAIDLCSGPGGVTTGYKAAGIRVLAALDIDNDARATYTANHPEVKLLADDLLKLDPSTLLQETGLEPGELDILTACVPCQTFSSLAREMFARDPRNKLVLRIARVVAVVQPRAVVIENVPALRQNRRFKLLVCRLREYGYGIWHDIVDAADFGVPQRRRRLVLIAIHGASDDNVPQLVPRNPRLRGFRRRRTVRDALRLARRGRCEDSLARPRTDYPVLVARRIRSIPVNGGSRSSLDDDLELECHSRIKQGGAASSYGRMKYDDVAPTLTTRCVTPACGRFLHPRANRAITLREAACLQTFPLGYVFKGGTMAVQSQIGNAVPPRLSRAIAVIVSDALAKRGDRIREPSRTSARAPVAGSRVPRR
- a CDS encoding phage terminase small subunit P27 family — protein: MGRRGPPPKPTALKVLAGNPGKKPLNRSEPKPQQGTPHCPAWLSPEARKVWRRLVPQLRVMRVLTPVDADALAAYCHTFVGWRAAEEFLSKHGMVYPIRDDQNRLKCMQQFPQVAIARNLLLVLRAYQQEFGLTPASRSRIAIHDEPDRSSDAYRWLA
- a CDS encoding very short patch repair endonuclease, whose protein sequence is MSRVRRHGTEPEIHVRRAVRALGWRFRMHVKDLPGCPDIVLVDFRMVLRVHGCFWHGHRCKRGRLPTTNRAFWIAKIENNRSRDRRTQRQLRSLGWRVVTLWECRLRASTVEALATQLQGLERKYAKAHECDRPS
- a CDS encoding ATP-binding protein, whose protein sequence is MVKHLGLSMYRGSVPALAELISNSWDADARKVVVKIPFGVGMKDQRIEVADDGRGMTWDEVQRAYLVVGRDRRKAEGEKTQVGRTVMGRKGLGKLAGFGIARVVDVRTVRSGRVTHFQMDFEQMTKGGQAELVQSYEPSVIEDGETSEPNGTLVLLTDLQITRPIDEDDFRESMSRRFSILGKGFRVEINGKVLETYSPPLQFRFEGPNGGWEDVPGVGGVKWWIGFTEKPIRRENARGVSILVRDKMAQTPFFFDLSGGAHGQAGMQYMTGEVCADQLDSERDFVGTDRQGIVWTEPLPEALLKWGQAKIRERLSEWAELRVQTNEKRLEATLTSLDKRVGERISRLRPVEQKEAREVIRKLASIESMTDDPDRARELLDLVLRAFEDSSFFALVKALGQADQAERDQVLKLVTELDVFETVKLAEVVRARVEVIRKFQEMIEKDVPEKPDMQNFLFQHPWLIDPEWLVVDHEKGLETLLVEHFGLDRSADPDSDRRVDFFCVSSRGRYLIVEVKRPSKVIGQNEIVQIINYLGYLRQQAPGQPGQPNRYEGVLVGHHISPDAGVRWRETAAKEGITVRTWTELLDVAERIHREFLTAVKRRVPEDARIQSLPPLGEAEAVE